The DNA window ATTATTCTTCATCTGATATTAAAACGCTAATGAGTTTGGCAAGCCGAAAATCTTCTATATTAGTCGAActttcatgaaattaaaaattgatttttttaagaaacacCACTAATATGCATTTCTTAATATTCggtaagaaaaaaatctaCCGTAAGAAGGAACTAGCATACGAACTAACTAATATGctcaaatttaatgaaaatttaatgtaCGAGAAGTGAGAAGTACATGGAATGGAACGCAAAAGGAACTATTTAATGATTTCTTAATATTCGATTTCTTAATactcagaaaagaaaaaaaattgaaaaattgatAAAGTTGGTTAGTGAGAAGTAACCTGAAGCGTACAAGAACTATTTAATGATTTCTTAATATTacgataagaaaaaaattgataaagcATATGTATAAGACGAGAAGTAGggcaaaaataattatttaatatttaatgattttctTACTattcaaaaatggaaaagctggacaaaatagaaattttgttaaaataataaataaaataaagaaatggaaaacaatgttttcttattatttaaggAAGACGAAAATTGAGAGAgagcaaataataataataataatcatatgtaatttcaacctttttataaaataaattatatttcattaatttttttatttttaagtattttttttgtaggtaagtatcaaatttaaaaaatagaaaagataaattctaattaattaaatagaatatatttaaataattctgttatattttaaaatgaaatacataaagtaaaaaataatataaaataaattaatactaTACATATCACACGATTTCAATGAATATTTTCGGTAAACATTAGTTCATGAacgtataaatatttttaatttatggatGGGAAGAACCACTAAAAGAAAAGGTGATTAGTTTGAGAAGTAAACAAGCACAACTCGACCTAGCGTAGTTGCTGACTCAGCCCTCTAAGAAGCACAACACTCTTTGGTCTTCNcggatatatgtttcattGCGCTTAtctcttttaattctcttattattttttttttcttttaaaaaaacaagagattatgtttttttaattgaatttatacCATGATGtctacaataaattaaatgaagcCTAATATGACATACTCTAATTACGTGACATCGACGCCTTACTTAAAATCAATCATCTACTTTCAATAGTTAGGATGGAgtgaaaaaaatggtaaaatacaTTCCACATCAAAATCGTCAAGATATTcgtattttgaatatattaattagttCTAACTTTAATCGATCATTTATAGATTGGTCCAATCAGTTGTTGACAAGTAGGATCCATAGGTTATTATACATCAAAATCGTCAAGACGTTCGTcttttgaatatattaattagttCTAACCTTACTCGATCATTTATAGATTGGTCCAATCAGTTGTTGACAAGTAGGATTCATAGGTTATTATTCATTTAAGAAATATCCACTTTAATTAATATGCATATAGTTATATAGTTATACAATTTTACTCTATCATCCCTACAAAATTGTTATCTCATTTTTTAACCATACTACTCGAACTAATTTATGGTaagatttgatcaaaataattaatataacgtgacactattttaatttatttttaaaattctattttaattaaaaacccACATTAACCCtttcatttcatataaatatttgagaatttacctTCTAAAAAGATTTAGTTTAACCTAGAAATATTGATATGAAATATCTTAGAGAtcaaaaagaaatattgaTATGAAATATCTTAGAgatcaaaaactaaattataatttaaactaagaaTAGGATgagaataatgaaaaagagaacaaataataaaatatatattgatcAAACAAATTCAGTTCTTTCAGTCTTTCATATATATCTTTTGAGCTCTAGcgttttctctgttttttcatCATCCTCACCCAAGAGAACTTTACAATTTCGATCACAATAAAAGCATCAGCCGTGGGAGTTGCGTTCCGGCGTGTATGGTGAAGTTTTTTCCTTGAAAAAACTCTCGTAATTTTTCATCGTGCTTTCGGAATTTCGCGAGTCTTCGGTTTGCAGCGCTAAGGTACTAAGAAATAtcagataattttttttctgtctGATCGTAAATCCGTGTTTACATTCGTAATTTTTGATATCGTTCTTCATCGTATTCGCTTCGGCTTTCGTCTAATTTTGGCTGTTAGAAGGGGACTAGTTTCGAGCTTACTGGAGAAACTTAGTTATGTGTTGGAGATTGTTAAgcatatatgatataaaatttNtttttttttttttttttttttttttttttttttttttttttttttttttttttttgttcaaatttaaGGCGtacataatttatttcatatttagcTCTTAAGGTTTGAGGTAGACAATTCTCAATCGAATGTTCCAATTTCTATCTGATTATTCTGTGGATTCTGGATTGGAATGATCACTTCTGAGAGCTTTTCGATCTATTGAAGTGAAATTGTTAGTGTTGAGCCAAATATCATTTGTTATCGCGtcttttatttaagttttgtCTTCCTGCATAGTTTGGTTCTGATCATTAATAATATGCAAATTATTGAAGCATAATAACTTTGTCAATCTTATGCGATGTTGGATCTCTTAATTATATAGGAGGTTTAGGTCTCTATTAGAGCCAATAAATGATAAATGGGAAATCGTGGCCAAAAGCGTGCAGAAATGGTGGACAGATTACCTGCTGATAAACGGACATGCAGTTCATTGGAATTCAGACCAAGCTCATCTAATTCATCTGTGCAAATGCACGTGACATCGACTAATTCAAGTCCTGGCATCCATGAGAATGACATGGACACTTCATCGTCTGCTTCTGCTTCCAGTCGTTCAGAGGGAGAACATGATAAGGATTCAGCCTACGGGTCTTGTGATTCAGATGATGCAGAACAAAAACATAGTGATCTTCGTAATTGTCAGAGGCAAAGATCATCTAGTGATCACGAACGATTTAAAAGGATTTTATCAAGTTTGGGCGAAGAATCTGATACATCTGCCCAAATACTACTGCTGACGGATCTATGTGAGGTTTTATCATTCTGCATGGAAAGTTCACTATCGAGCACGACATCAGATTCGTTATCTATAATTCTTGTCAATCTGGTGAAACTTGATAGCAACTCAGAGATAGTGCTATTGGCTTTAAGGGCTTTAACTTATTTATGCGATGCATACCCCAGAGCATCTAGTTTTATTGTTCGCCATGGCGGAGTTCCTGCCCTCTGTCAGAGGCTAGGAGTTATTGTGTACTTGGATGTTGCTGAACAGGTGATATCATCATGCTATCTTGATTGTTCTTGTTAGttcatttatcaaattatattcTTCAAGATATTATAATCGACAGCTCATCGTTGAATACTGAATCCTGAATACTGTTGCTATAATTTGAAGGAGTTTCTGTTTTAATGTAGTGTCTGCAAGCATTGGAAAGAATATCACAGGAACACCCAGTTGCATGCTTAGAGGGTGGTGCAGTTATGGCTGTGTTAACTTTTATCGATTTTTTTTCTAGTAGCATACAAGTAAGtcattttcccttctttttgttAAATCAATCTTGACAGCTTGGTGGAGCTCATGTTCCTATTATTTTGTTCCTGCGAAACCCCATGatcagaaaattgaaaattttaatgtgtAAATCTGGTTTGGATCAGAGGACGGCTCTTCGCACAGTGGTGAATATCTGCAAAAAACTTCCTTCCGAGTGTCCACAAACTTTAATTGAGGCTGTTCCTATTCTATGCAATCTTTTTCAGCATGATGATGGGGAGGTTTGAATAACTGAAATTGAATGCTTCATGTTGctttattttaactttatttttatttttttaaattataaatcttcTCCTTGCTATATTGTCACATTTCAGCTGGTAGAGAATGTGGCTCGATGCATGATCAAAATAGCTGAGTGTGCACATCAATCCTGCGAGATTTTGGATGGGCTCTGTCAGCATGGACTGATTCAACAAGTCATTCGCCTTATAAACTTGAATAGCCGAACTTCTTTGTCCCAGACCATTTACAATGTAAGAGAATCATACAAGAAGGAACCAAtggtttaatattttatatatttttattttagtaaaataCGGATGATCTTCTCCCCTTTGCCTCTACTATCATCTTTAGGGAAGAATGGTGAAATGACCATAAACTTTCGTCGCAGGATTTGCTTGGTATACTTGTCAAACTATCTTCAGGATCCATtgttgctttcaaaactctttaTGAGCTAGACATTAGCAACACTTTGAAGGAAATATTATCTGTTTACAACCTCTCGCATGGGATGTCTTCATGTGCTGTAGTTGATGGGCAACGCAACCAGGTATTAGACTTTTAACATGTACTGTTTTTTGAAACTAGGGGAAGACTGACTGTGCTATGACAGTTctcttttaaaacaaaaaattatagtGAACTTACGGagggagaaaatgaaaaaagcaCTTACAATCATAGAAATCCTTTTTTTAAGTGTTGCAGAATATTAATTGATAACCACAGTTATCTAAAAGTTTTCGTCCAAATCTCAAGCCATGGATTCGACTTGATATATTAATGTCGTGCAATATAAAGCTAAAAAACCAAGATGCTCTGTTAAGTATATATCATCTCCACCTCCTAGCCTCCACTTTACCTTACTTTCACTTGGTAGCCTGAGCTAGGAGAACCgctattttaatattttgctCCTTTTTAATGCTTTCTATAAATGTAACAGTCCTTTTAAAGTTTTCagtttatcttttttaattatgaattgacGAGATTTCTTGTAATTCCCCTCTTATAGTTTAGGAGTGTTTTATACTCCTTttctcatttcatttatcaataaaattcCCGTAGTTTCCTTCTCAAAAGAAGTTATAGTTCAATAGCTCATAATTGACCTAAACTGGATCTAGAGTTTCAAAGTCTTTCTACACTTGTTTTCCCCTCCAGGTTTGTAGGGTCTGCTTTTgcgataattttaaaattcttggGGATGTATTGTGATTGGTTTTTTGTCCAGGTATGTGAAGTCCTCAAATTGCTTAATGAGCTTCTCCCTACTGAAGATGCAAAGGCAGAACAATTGTCTGAAAAAGTGTCGTTTCTAGCCAGTAATCCCAAGCAACTGCAGAAGTTTGGCTTGGATATACTTCCTTTGCTAGTTCAGGTGGCTATTATATAAGCTAATAAAAAAGCTATAGCCCTTCCCATCTTCTATAACATCACATTTTCGCTGCAGGTGGTTAGTTCTGGTGCAAAATTGTATGTTTGTTGCGGCTGCCTAACTATTATCTACAAGTTTATCTGTCTGGGTGAATCTGACATGCTCGTTGAGTTGCTTCAGAATGCCAACATTTCTAGGTGAATGATGCCTGATATTCCTTTTTATGGTATTTTCAAATTGCTTTCAGAAAGTCTAATGATCTTTTCTGTCTAATTTGTCAGTTTCCTGGTTGGAGTGTTTACTCGAAAAGACCACCATGTGCTGATGTTAGCTTTAAAAATCACTGAGATTATCCTGCAAAAGCTCTGTAGtatatttttgaaatcatTTGTCAAGGAGGGTGTCTATTTTGCAATTGGTGCACTAATAACCCCAGAGAAGTATAAGCAGTTGATTTTCCCAGTGTTTGCTGGTGTCCACCCATCATTTGGTTCATGTCAAAAGTCTacaagagaaaatggaagatgctTATGTTATGCCTTTTCGAGTGGTTGTTTCTCCTCGGTGGCAGAAACAGGCAGCTGCAAGCTTGATGATGATTCAGTCTATAGTCTTGCAAATCATATaagaaacaattattttaCTGACGAGTTGTGCGACACTGATAAAGGAGTGAGTGatattcttcaaaatcttcttACTTTTTCTGGGGCCCTAGATGATCTACTGAACTTGTCCCTAATCAAGGACACTCCAGCGCAGgatgaagaaaaattttatGCCTTATTGGCTGAGATTATGTCAAAGCTTAAGTGTGGCGAGCCAATATCCACctttgaatttattgaaaGTGGAATTGTCAAGTCATTTATAAATTACCTAACTAATGGTCAGTATCTGAGGAAAAAGGGAGAACCACAAACTATATCTAgacaattttcaattatggaaagaagatttgaggCTTTTGCAAGGCTACTATTTTCTAGTTCAGATCACCCATCTGTAAACTTGCCAGTTAGGGTACTGTTAAGGAAATTACAGATCTCACTTTCTTCTTTAGAAAACTTTCCTGTTATTTCTAGCCAGGGATTCAAACATAGGAACTATTTTGCTACAGTTCCAAACGGTCGGTGCATACCACATCCTTGTGTGAAAGTTCGGTTTGTGAGAGGAGATGGGGAAACAGATCTCTGTGACATTACTGGGGATATCCTGACTGTTgaccccttttcttctttgaatgCCATTGAAGGATTTCTATGGCCCAAAGTTAGCAGAAAAAAAGCTGAGCAGTCCTCTGAAGCCGATAGCCTGAGGGAGCATCAAGTTAAACTACTCTCAAATGTATGTTCTTACTTTGGTGTTAACTCCGAACTAGTGGGGTCTAACAGCAAGTCTTCAGATTTGCCTGAAATTGAGGTCCCttcctgttttctttttgaaatatttgtaatGTTGAGAAAACAATAAACTTCTCTTAAATTGTATGATACTTGAAGTAGGGGTGATTATAATTCAGGCAAATAAGGCCAACATAACTAAATCCATTTGGTTtgagtttaattattttaagtgaAGGAATACAATCATATGAAACTTATGCTGTAAGTTGATCATTTTTATAAGCATATACATGAAACCGTGTTATAAGATGGATCAGTTCTAGAATTTGCAGACTCATCCATTgcaaatttcatttcattgttttgggTTCAGCTGATGCATTTTTCTCCTTCCAAGTAAATTAGGATAAATATTATGGTTTCATGCAGAATATTCTCGTGTAATTGGTTGGCTTATGTTTCTTATATTGTCTCTTTGAGTGCCTGCTTAATCCATGATTGAAGCATTGATCATATTCTGTGCACTCATAAATTTATCTTAACCTTGTTTTGGATCAGGTATCTGTAGAAGTCAGCACTGATGAGAAATCACAGGGTTCTGCATCTTCTAGTAAGAAAGGCACGAAGCCCAAATTGTTACTttaccttgagggaaagcagCTGGAGCCCACCTTGACACTTTACCAGACAATTCTCCAGCAAcacatcaaagaaaatgaagcaatATCTGGCACGAAAGTATGGAGTCAAGTATATACAATAATGTATAAACGTGCTGGAGAGGTGGAGGACAACAGTTGTAACCAATTCTTTTCTGCATCCGACAAAGGTGCAACGTTGcatttctcttcatttttctgtGGCATTCTAGATTGTGATCTGCCTTCTGACTTGGCAAGAGAAAGTCCTGTTTATgatgttttatttcttctaaGGATCATAGAGGGTATGAACAGAATGGCATTTCACATTATGTCACATGAAAGAATCCGTGCTTTTTCTGAAGGGAGAATTAGTACCTTGGACAATATAAAGCTGTCAGTTCCTTCAGTGTCGCAGAATGAATTTGTAAACAGCAAACTGACTGAAAAACTTGAACAGCAGATGAGGGACTTTTCTGCTGTTTCTATCGGTGGCATGCCTTTATGGTGTAAGGAACTTATGGATTCATGCCCTTTCTTATTTAGTTTTGAGGCAAGGCGCAAGTACTTTCGCATAGTAGTATTTGGCATGCCACAACAGCCATATGTAAGATCATACAGTGACTTGGGAACCTCAAATGGCGTACGATCAAGTTCTGGTGGCTTGCCTCGCAAGAAGGCATTAGTACTCCGCGACAAAATTCTACTTTCTGCTGCCAAAATGATGGATCAGTATGCACATCAGAAAGTACTCCTAGAGGTGGAATATGATGAAGAAGTTGGCACTGGGCTTGGTCCAACATTAGAATTCTATACTCTTGTCAGTCAAGAATTTCAGAAGTATGGCCTTGGAATGTGGAGAGGGGATCATGATGCATTTATACCTGGAAAGAGTCTTAACATTGAGGGTAGAGAAACTATAGAATCTCCATTTGGACTTTTCCCCCGTCCATGGCTATCAACTGTTGATATCGGCGAGCTACAATTTTCTGAAGTAATTAAAAAGTTCACACTTATGGGACAAATAGTGGCAAAGGCCATTCAGGATGGTAGGGTTATGGATATATACTTCTCCAAAGCCTTCTATAAACTAATACTTGGGCAGGTACCTGCATGAAATTCTTTCAAGTGCATTCCTCTCGTCTTTTTTTGTCTTCCattatttgatttcttgtttattCTTGTAGGAGGTGAGTATATATGATATCCAATCATTTGATCCAGAGCTCGGAACCGTTCTGCTAGAGTTTCAAGCTTTGGTCAACAGAAGTAAATTATTGGAATCTGTTTGTGAAGAAAACTCATCGTCCAGACTTGAATTTTGTTATCACGATACCAATATTGAGGATCTTTGCCTTGATTTTACTCTTCCTGGTTATCCAGATTGTCGCTTGACTTCTTCTCAAGACAATTCAATGGTAATGCCAATTTTCACTGTGTATGGTTTTATCCTTTTGTACGGATACTCACAAAATACACTTTGACCGTTTCCCCAggtaaatacaaaaaatttggAGGATTATGTCTCTCTTGTTGCAGATGCTACCTTATATTCTGGAATTTCGACACAAATAGAAGCATTTAAATCTGGATTTAATCAGGTCAGATTCACTGTGGCCTCTCTTACAGAAGTTTATTCTTCCCATGTTCATTTTGCCCGTATTCTTGGGAATGTAGTTTATGATATATAGGTTGAAATTTTGTGGAATTCTGTTTAGGGTTCAGATATAGCTTCTTTATTTCATCGATGCCTACAgtgaaataattattaactGCTTTAATTTCTAGACGTGATACAGGATTACGTTTACTTAAGTGCAGTTGTATTTCTAttatctcattcaaattttaagagtaTAACTAGGAATCCATGGTTGGAAGCTCCCGAATGTGTTCATACCAGTGCTACATTGGGAGTATAAATCATGATATAGGCTCCATATAAGGAACGGATGAACTGCAATGTTAAGATGCAAGAAACCTTTCAATGAAATGTCAAGAGCGTTCTCGTCCTTAAAAGAGAAGGCACTCGACAATTTAGTTggtttaaagaaaatttattgattaCCATATAAAAATACACTTCTTTTATTTCCCCTCGGGCATCTATCGGTACCTTCGTGCTCTTAACTGATAACCAGAGTACTTCTTTTCTTACTGTCAACACTCAGGTTTTTCCCATAGAACACCTTCAAGTTTTTACTGCAGAAGAACTAGAGCGTTTAATATGCGGAGAACAGGACTCTTGGGCCGTACGTATATCAGCTAACTGTCTCATTTACTCTTGAAGTTATTATCCATTAACTTTGATCTTTGTCATCATTTGGTGCAGTTGAGTGATCTCCTTGACAATATAAAGTTTGACCACGGATATACGGCCAGCAGCCCCTCCATTATTAATGTTAGTTTCTGAAGTGAATCCTAGCTATTGCTTGGTTCAAATATGCATATTATTAGTTGCCAAGATTcttaccattttttatttttattttttttaattttaatttcagcTGCTTGAAATTATCCAAGACTTTGACAATGAACAGCAACGGGCATTTCTACAGTTCGTGACTGGGGCGCCAAGGCTTCCTTCCGGAGGCTTTGCATCTCTCAATCCAAAGTTGACCATTGTCCGAAAGgtcttttattattaacaaattcTCTTCAAATATTTGATTCAATTTAGCATGTTTTTTactcaaatttcctttttgggaTATTTTTTATGCAGCACTCTAGCAATATGGTCGATTCCGACTTACCTAGCGTGATGACCTGTGCAAACTATCTCAAGTTGCCTCCTTACTCTTCAAAGGTGAAGGACTTTTCTAACCGTTCTTATAAAAACAATTGGTTTTCTTTCCATTACAACAAAAATGGTGACTCCAAATTTGGTCTCTATCTGTTTACTGTTCAGGAGATAATGAAAGAGAAGCTGTTATATGCCATAACAGAAGGACAAGGCTCGTTTCATCTTTCGTAGCTTCAAATTTCTACCGTCCGTAGAAAGTGAAATTGGTAATTATCAGAATAACAAAGGCAGCTGTGTAGATAAGGTGAAAATGGATGAAGAATGGCAGCCAGATTGTGGTGTGGACAAGAGGAGGTTTCTTCATCTGGTTCTGGTGGGTAAGTTCCAACGTACATAAATCTTGTGTACATAGGGTAGAATAAGGCTGTACAGGAAATGCAGGgttttagatttattattgGCATGGTCTCCCGTTTTACTTTTTAACCCATTCTGGCACTGTAAATATTTCCTTATAGACCACTAACTCTTTTctacttttcatttattgtgcATAGCAACTGTGTGGCTTTGACGTTAATCTATTCAATTTTCTGACCAAGCCAAGCATGGTTAGGAGtgattttattcaaaatgaTTTCTTTATCTGTAATTTGTGTATagtcaaaattgattttgaatgatGATTAAATGTATGTTTAGAAATGAGTTTCGATCATATTGGCTCTAATGCCTTGCCAAagaatttgtttttcaaattataaacttaatagaatttgttttgaaaaatttgagattcaaatcttatatatatatattgaatcaTTGATAAACTCAAGTTGGTAGTCATAAAATGTaccattaataattattcctATACCATTTTACGAAACCATAAAATCTGGCATTTTTAGAAGGGTCTTTTGTGTTTCAAAacatttaaccaaaaaaaaaaaaagaaagaaaactaacctaatgaaaaaataaagattagCTGAATGTACATACTTTCTTCACTCCCTTAGCTTttatatcttttcttttcttcttttttatgattaaaaaaagaaagaaagaaagaaaagaaaattagaaaaagaaaaggaagagcaaagaaaaagaatgaggATGATATCTTGAAATAGATATTTANGATGGAAATCCAGAATACTGttaacaaaatagaaaagaaaaatacaagaagaaaaagaaagaaaaaggagataTTGTAAAGCCAAAGGGTTAACCgaaaagaatagaaagaaagaaaagaaaattagaaaaagaaaaggaagagcaaagaaaaagaatgaggATGATATCTTGAAAtagatatttatttgaaaaattattgtgaaaaaagaagtttgaaaataatatcttcCTGAAGTAGGGACATGAGGACACCACGCGCTCAACGTAGTGTGTCCATATTCCACCCAACAGACCTGGACTCGTGTCCTCACTCTCATTATCTCCTTCTCTAAAACCCCCCATTTTCCCCCCACTTTTCAGATAAATCCTCCCTCCTTAATCTCTTCCCTTCTATTCCATTCATGGAGCAGCCATGAATCACTGCCGCCGTCGCCGCCTTTTCCTCCGCCTCAACCGTCCCCATGCTCATCTTCACTGCCAATCTTAACTTGCACCTCCCTTTAACCTTTCCCCTTCGGCCCTCTCCACCACTCTCCACCACCACTTCCACTGCTGACACCGCCGCTGCCGCTGCCGCTTTCCGCCCCTTCCTGGTGCACAGCACCGCCCGTCAAACTAGTTTCACTGACCTCTCTCTCCTATCCGATTCGTCTTCCAGTTCCTTAGAACAGAGACTCTTATCACAGCTACGCCAGAGGAAAACGGATGAGGCCTGGATAACGTATACCCAATGTACTAATCTACCCAGCCCTACTTGTCTCAGCCGTTTAGTTTCTCAATTGTCTTACCAAAACACCCCTTCGAGCCTCACTCGAGCTCAGTCCATCCTCACGCGCCTCCGCCATGACAACCAGCTCCATCGTCTCGACGCCAATTCCCTCGGCCTCCTTGCCGTTTCCGCCGCCAAGGCTGGACACACTCCTTACGCCAGTTCTGTCATTAAGTCCATGCTTCGTTCGGGTTACCTTCCCCACGTAAAAGCGTGGAGCGCCGTCGTCAGCCGCCTTGCCGCTTCACCAGACGGTGGACCTGCAGAAGCAATCAAGCTATTCAGTTCAGTGACTCAGCGCCTCCGCCGGTTTGCAGATCCGGCAATAACAGCTGACTCGCGGCCGGACACAGCGGCCTTTAACGGCGTTCTCAATGCCTGCGCCAACATGGGTGCCTATGAGAAGTTTCTGCAATTGTTCGAGGAAATGGGAGAATTTGGTGCTGAGCCTGATGTTTTGACTTACAATGTCATGATCAAGCTCTGTGCGAGAGCCAATAGGAAGGATCTTATTGTGTATGTGTTGGAGATGATCCTTGCAAAGGATATTCCAATGTGTATGACGACTTTGCATTCGGTTGTGGCGGCTTATGTAGGGTTTGGAGATTTGGAAACCGCTGAGAAGGTAGTTCAAGCAATGAGGGAAGGGAAAAGAGATATTTGCAGGATTCTCAGGGATGGTAATTTGAAGGAGATCGAAGATGCGGAAGATTTGAATGaatatgaagatgaagatgaagatgagatATTCAAGAAGTTGCTTCCTAATTTGAATGAAGATAGTGATTCAGAGCCACCGTTGTTGCCAAAAGCCTATTCTCCTAACTCGAGAATTTATACGACTCTGATGAAAGGGTATATGAATGAGGGTCGAGTAGCTGATACAATACGCATGCTCGAGGCAATGCGCAATCAGGGTGATCAATCCAGTCATCCTGATCATGTATCATATACGACTGTAGTTTCAGCTCTGGTAAAGGCAGGGTCGATGGACCGAGCACGTCAAGTGCTCGCTGAAATG is part of the Cucurbita pepo subsp. pepo cultivar mu-cu-16 chromosome LG03, ASM280686v2, whole genome shotgun sequence genome and encodes:
- the LOC111790545 gene encoding E3 ubiquitin-protein ligase UPL4-like isoform X2, yielding MVDRLPADKRTCSSLEFRPSSSNSSVQMHVTSTNSSPGIHENDMDTSSSASASSRSEGEHDKDSAYGSCDSDDAEQKHSDLRNCQRQRSSSDHERFKRILSSLGEESDTSAQILLLTDLCEVLSFCMESSLSSTTSDSLSIILVNLVKLDSNSEIVLLALRALTYLCDAYPRASSFIVRHGGVPALCQRLGVIVYLDVAEQCLQALERISQEHPVACLEGGAVMAVLTFIDFFSSSIQRTALRTVVNICKKLPSECPQTLIEAVPILCNLFQHDDGELVENVARCMIKIAECAHQSCEILDGLCQHGLIQQVIRLINLNSRTSLSQTIYNDLLGILVKLSSGSIVAFKTLYELDISNTLKEILSVYNLSHGMSSCAVVDGQRNQVCEVLKLLNELLPTEDAKAEQLSEKVSFLASNPKQLQKFGLDILPLLVQVVSSGAKLYVCCGCLTIIYKFICLGESDMLVELLQNANISSFLVGVFTRKDHHVLMLALKITEIILQKLCSIFLKSFVKEGVYFAIGALITPEKYKQLIFPVFAGVHPSFGSCQKSTRENGRCLCYAFSSGCFSSVAETGSCKLDDDSVYSLANHIRNNYFTDELCDTDKGVSDILQNLLTFSGALDDLLNLSLIKDTPAQDEEKFYALLAEIMSKLKCGEPISTFEFIESGIVKSFINYLTNGQYLRKKGEPQTISRQFSIMERRFEAFARLLFSSSDHPSVNLPVRVLLRKLQISLSSLENFPVISSQGFKHRNYFATVPNGRCIPHPCVKVRFVRGDGETDLCDITGDILTVDPFSSLNAIEGFLWPKVSRKKAEQSSEADSLREHQVKLLSNVCSYFGVNSELVGSNSKSSDLPEIEVSVEVSTDEKSQGSASSSKKGTKPKLLLYLEGKQLEPTLTLYQTILQQHIKENEAISGTKVWSQVYTIMYKRAGEVEDNSCNQFFSASDKGATLHFSSFFCGILDCDLPSDLARESPVYDVLFLLRIIEGMNRMAFHIMSHERIRAFSEGRISTLDNIKLSVPSVSQNEFVNSKLTEKLEQQMRDFSAVSIGGMPLWCKELMDSCPFLFSFEARRKYFRIVVFGMPQQPYVRSYSDLGTSNGVRSSSGGLPRKKALVLRDKILLSAAKMMDQYAHQKVLLEVEYDEEVGTGLGPTLEFYTLVSQEFQKYGLGMWRGDHDAFIPGKSLNIEGRETIESPFGLFPRPWLSTVDIGELQFSEVIKKFTLMGQIVAKAIQDGRVMDIYFSKAFYKLILGQEVSIYDIQSFDPELGTVLLEFQALVNRSKLLESVCEENSSSRLEFCYHDTNIEDLCLDFTLPGYPDCRLTSSQDNSMVNTKNLEDYVSLVADATLYSGISTQIEAFKSGFNQVFPIEHLQVFTAEELERLICGEQDSWALSDLLDNIKFDHGYTASSPSIINLLEIIQDFDNEQQRAFLQFVTGAPRLPSGGFASLNPKLTIVRKHSSNMVDSDLPSVMTCANYLKLPPYSSKEIMKEKLLYAITEGQGSFHLS